Proteins encoded within one genomic window of Gammaproteobacteria bacterium:
- the pepQ gene encoding Xaa-Pro dipeptidase: protein MSRDLSTQPSSPAYAAHVAGLCARYEAAAARGGFDAIAVGSGQLEYRFQDDQAHPFVASAHFLQWVPLGAHPGSAVLFEPGRRPVLVVLQPEDYWHQPPALPAEEFAREFELRVIRDPGDLAALLPGAGQRLALLGPEAQWDGLGPVVEAAARNPPVVVNHLHYHRATKSSWELACMRGAAAIAAPGHQAALRAFRAGASEYDILAAFLAGCRQTEPELPYGAIVALNGHGATLHYQHRDRQPLAARDVHSLLIDAGCAFNGYACDITRSHAFRDDEFAAMIAGLDDLQQQLCAAVRPGLAFADLHRCAHQGVADLLQSWGLVRMAQEDMIREQVTFAFFPHGLGHLLGLQVHDVGGHMADEAGNALQAPPDFPRLRFLRRLEPGQVVTIEPGIYFIGPLLERLRASPAGSRVDWDRIAGLMKYGGIRIEDDVLVTAGEPENLTRPLLGD, encoded by the coding sequence ATGAGCCGTGATTTAAGCACTCAGCCCAGCTCACCGGCCTATGCCGCCCACGTCGCCGGCCTGTGTGCCCGCTACGAGGCGGCGGCGGCGCGTGGCGGCTTCGATGCCATCGCCGTGGGCAGCGGCCAGCTGGAATACCGTTTCCAGGACGACCAGGCCCACCCCTTCGTGGCCAGCGCGCATTTCCTGCAATGGGTGCCCCTCGGGGCGCATCCCGGTTCCGCGGTGCTGTTCGAGCCCGGCCGCCGCCCGGTGCTGGTGGTGCTGCAGCCCGAGGACTACTGGCACCAGCCGCCGGCGCTGCCGGCCGAGGAGTTCGCGCGGGAGTTCGAGTTGCGCGTGATCCGCGACCCCGGGGACCTGGCGGCCCTGCTGCCGGGCGCCGGCCAGCGGCTCGCCCTGCTGGGCCCGGAGGCGCAATGGGACGGACTCGGGCCCGTGGTCGAGGCGGCGGCGCGCAACCCGCCGGTGGTCGTCAATCATCTCCACTACCACCGCGCGACGAAGTCGTCGTGGGAGCTGGCCTGCATGCGCGGAGCGGCGGCCATCGCCGCGCCCGGCCACCAGGCCGCGCTGCGCGCCTTCCGCGCCGGCGCGAGCGAGTACGACATCCTCGCCGCCTTCCTCGCCGGCTGCCGGCAGACGGAACCCGAGCTGCCCTATGGCGCCATCGTCGCGCTGAACGGACATGGCGCCACCCTGCACTACCAGCATCGCGACCGGCAACCGCTGGCGGCGCGCGATGTCCACAGCCTGCTGATCGACGCAGGCTGCGCCTTCAACGGCTACGCCTGCGACATCACCCGCAGCCATGCCTTCCGCGACGACGAGTTCGCCGCGATGATCGCCGGCCTGGATGATCTCCAGCAGCAGCTCTGCGCCGCCGTGCGCCCCGGCCTGGCCTTCGCCGACCTGCATCGCTGCGCGCACCAGGGCGTGGCCGACCTGCTGCAAAGCTGGGGCCTGGTGCGGATGGCGCAGGAGGACATGATCCGCGAGCAGGTGACCTTCGCCTTCTTCCCCCACGGCCTGGGGCACCTGCTCGGCCTGCAGGTGCACGACGTCGGTGGCCACATGGCCGACGAGGCGGGCAACGCCCTGCAGGCGCCGCCCGACTTCCCGCGCCTGCGCTTCCTCCGCCGCCTGGAACCTGGCCAGGTGGTCACCATCGAGCCGGGCATCTACTTCATCGGGCCGCTGCTCGAGCGCCTGCGCGCCAGCCCGGCCGGCAGCCGCGTGGACTGGGATCGCATTGCCGGGCTCATGAAATACGGCGGCATCCGCATCGAGGACGATGTGCTGGTGACGGCCGGGGAGCCGGAAAACCTGACGCGGCCGCTGCTGGGCGACTGA
- a CDS encoding efflux RND transporter periplasmic adaptor subunit gives MSPAPAITASGTRLAFLTAAFLALAACGGKPDTGSAPTGRAGAPAQPGQAGQPGGAPRGGPPGAGAPGRPAAVAVLATRVAPRDFLDRTTALGTAKAAESIEVTSRISSTVSAIHFREGQDVAAGTLLVQLDNREIGAALALAEASLRQSRSQYERSLPLAKTGVLSTSQIEELEAKMKMDQAQAQSARARMADTSIRAPFAGTVGLRRVSIGDLVGPDTVITTLDDTREIRLEFSVPEIFLGEISTGMAIRARSSVYPERDFTGRVSSIDSRVDPATRAVTVVADIPNGDRRLKPGMFLTVALERSRKDVLMVPEEALSPRQGKQYVYLVQEGRALERQVEIGARSPGLVEIREGLASGDVIVTEGIQRLRDGLPVEVLQGG, from the coding sequence TTGTCCCCAGCTCCTGCCATCACCGCATCCGGGACCCGCCTCGCATTCCTCACTGCCGCCTTCCTGGCCCTCGCCGCCTGCGGTGGCAAGCCCGATACGGGATCCGCTCCGACAGGCCGGGCTGGTGCGCCCGCGCAACCCGGGCAGGCAGGACAACCGGGCGGTGCGCCGCGTGGTGGCCCGCCGGGTGCCGGCGCGCCGGGCCGCCCGGCGGCTGTCGCGGTGCTGGCAACCCGGGTGGCGCCGCGCGACTTCTTGGACCGCACCACGGCGCTGGGCACCGCGAAGGCGGCGGAGTCCATCGAGGTCACCTCGCGGATCTCCAGCACGGTGAGCGCGATCCACTTCCGCGAAGGGCAGGATGTGGCTGCCGGCACCCTGCTGGTCCAGCTCGACAACCGCGAGATCGGCGCCGCGCTGGCGCTGGCGGAGGCCTCGCTCCGGCAGAGCCGCAGCCAGTACGAGCGCAGCCTGCCGCTGGCGAAGACCGGCGTGCTGTCCACCTCGCAGATCGAGGAGCTGGAAGCCAAGATGAAGATGGACCAGGCGCAGGCGCAGTCCGCCCGCGCCCGGATGGCCGACACCTCCATCCGCGCCCCCTTCGCCGGCACCGTGGGCCTGCGCCGCGTCAGCATCGGCGACCTGGTGGGCCCCGATACCGTCATCACCACGCTGGACGACACCCGCGAGATCCGCCTCGAGTTCTCGGTGCCGGAGATCTTCCTCGGGGAAATCAGCACCGGCATGGCCATCCGTGCCCGCAGCAGCGTCTATCCCGAGCGCGACTTCACCGGCCGTGTCAGCAGCATCGACTCGCGGGTGGATCCCGCCACCCGGGCCGTTACCGTGGTTGCCGACATTCCCAATGGCGACCGGCGCCTGAAGCCCGGCATGTTCCTCACCGTCGCGCTGGAACGCTCGCGCAAGGACGTGCTGATGGTGCCGGAGGAAGCGCTGAGCCCGCGCCAGGGCAAGCAGTACGTGTATCTGGTGCAGGAGGGCCGCGCCCTCGAACGGCAGGTGGAGATCGGCGCGCGTTCACCCGGCCTCGTGGAGATCCGCGAGGGACTGGCCAGCGGCGACGTGATCGTCACCGAGGGCATCCAGCGGCTGCGTGACGGCCTGCCGGTCGAAGTCCTCCAGGGCGGCTGA
- the ssb gene encoding single-stranded DNA-binding protein — MARGINKVILIGNLGQDPETKYMPSGSAVTNLRIATSEVFKDKETGQQQERTEWHSVAMFGRLAEIAGEYLRKGSQVYIEGRLRTRKWQDKQGQDRYSTEIVANEMQMLGGKGGGMGGGMEPGAEPRERPASRARAAEPAAELDDDIPF, encoded by the coding sequence ATGGCGAGAGGCATTAACAAGGTCATCCTGATCGGCAATCTCGGCCAGGATCCGGAAACCAAGTACATGCCGAGCGGTTCGGCGGTCACCAACCTGCGCATCGCCACCAGCGAGGTGTTCAAGGACAAGGAAACCGGGCAGCAGCAGGAGCGCACCGAGTGGCACAGCGTGGCCATGTTCGGTCGGCTGGCGGAAATCGCCGGTGAGTACCTGCGCAAGGGCTCGCAGGTGTACATCGAGGGCCGCCTGCGCACGCGCAAGTGGCAGGACAAGCAGGGCCAGGACCGCTACTCGACGGAGATCGTCGCCAACGAGATGCAGATGCTGGGCGGCAAGGGCGGCGGCATGGGTGGCGGCATGGAGCCGGGCGCCGAGCCGCGCGAGCGGCCGGCCTCCAGGGCGCGGGCCGCCGAGCCCGCGGCGGAGCTCGATGACGACATCCCGTTCTGA
- the uvrA gene encoding excinuclease ABC subunit UvrA has product MTQFLSIRGARTHNLRNVDVDIPRDRLVVITGLSGSGKSSLAFDTIYAEGQRRYVESLSAYARQFLSMMEKPDLDHIEGLSPAISIEQKSTSHNPRSTVGTVTEIYDYLRLLYARAGVPRCPDHGTDLAAQTVSQMVDQVLALPEGMRLMLLAPVVDDRKGEHTQLIADLRARGFVRARIDGVVHELDALPKLDRRRKHSIEVVVDRLRVRPDIATRLAESFETALGLSGGVARTAPLEGGGPETVYSARFACPTCNYSVPELEPRLFSFNNPAGACPACDGLGVREFFDAERVVHHRQLSVAGGAIRGWDRRNTYYFQMMQSLAAHYRFDLEVPFEELPERIQRLLLQGSKGEEIQFRYTTGRGTTVTRRHAFEGILPNLERRYRETESAVVRDELARYLSFQPCPDCGGTRLNAAARNVFVAGRSLPDVAGLSVSQALAFFDGLSLGGWRGEIATRIVREIGSRVRFLADVGLEYLTLDRSAETLSGGEAQRIRLASQIGSGLVGVLYILDEPSIGLHQRDNQRLLGTLTHLRDVGNTVIVVEHDEEAIRAADHVIDLGPGAGTHGGEVIAQGTPDEVMRSPRSLTGQYLAGRLGIPLPQQRQPPDPQLALTLRGARGNNLRGVTVAIPVGLMTCVTGVSGSGKSTLVNDTLYRHAAERLNGTSHDAAPCDGIDGLEHIDRVIDIDQSPIGRTPRSNPATYTGLFTPMRELYAATQEARSRGYDAGRFSFNVKGGRCEACQGDGVIRVEMHFLADVYVPCDVCQGRRYNRETLEIRYKGRSISEALDMTVEEALGFFANIPAIAARLQTLADVGLGYLRLGQNATTLSGGEAQRVKLARELAKRATGRTLYILDEPTTGLHFQDVAQLLAVLLRLREQGNTVVVIEHNLDVVKTADWIIDLGPEGGDGGGEVVAIGTPESVAANPGSHTGHFLAPVLARSRSA; this is encoded by the coding sequence ATGACCCAGTTCCTCAGCATCCGCGGTGCGCGCACCCACAACCTCAGGAATGTCGACGTCGACATCCCCCGGGACCGCCTTGTCGTCATCACCGGTCTGTCGGGCTCGGGCAAGTCCTCGCTGGCTTTCGACACCATTTACGCCGAAGGCCAGCGGCGCTACGTGGAGTCGCTGTCGGCCTACGCCCGGCAGTTCCTGTCCATGATGGAGAAGCCCGACCTCGACCACATCGAGGGCCTGTCGCCGGCCATATCCATCGAGCAGAAGTCCACCTCCCACAACCCGCGCTCGACGGTGGGCACGGTGACGGAAATCTACGACTACCTGCGCCTGCTCTACGCCCGTGCCGGCGTGCCCCGCTGCCCGGACCATGGCACGGACCTGGCGGCGCAGACCGTGAGCCAGATGGTGGACCAGGTGCTGGCATTGCCCGAGGGCATGCGCCTGATGCTGCTGGCGCCCGTGGTGGATGACCGCAAGGGCGAGCACACGCAGCTGATCGCCGACCTGCGTGCACGCGGCTTCGTGCGCGCACGCATCGATGGCGTGGTGCACGAGCTCGATGCGCTGCCGAAGCTCGACCGGCGGCGCAAGCACAGCATCGAGGTGGTCGTGGACCGCTTGCGCGTCAGGCCGGACATCGCCACCCGGCTGGCGGAGTCCTTCGAGACGGCACTGGGCCTCTCGGGCGGCGTCGCCAGGACCGCGCCCCTGGAAGGCGGCGGGCCCGAGACGGTGTACTCGGCACGCTTCGCCTGCCCGACCTGCAACTACAGCGTGCCCGAGCTGGAGCCGCGCCTGTTCTCCTTCAACAACCCGGCGGGCGCCTGCCCGGCCTGCGACGGCCTAGGCGTGCGGGAATTCTTCGACGCCGAGCGTGTCGTCCACCACCGGCAGCTGTCGGTCGCCGGTGGCGCCATCCGCGGCTGGGACCGCCGCAACACGTACTACTTCCAGATGATGCAATCGCTGGCGGCGCACTATCGCTTCGACCTCGAAGTGCCGTTCGAGGAACTCCCGGAACGCATCCAGCGCCTGCTCCTCCAGGGCAGCAAGGGCGAGGAAATCCAGTTCCGCTACACCACCGGGCGCGGCACCACCGTCACCCGCCGCCACGCCTTCGAGGGCATCCTGCCGAACCTGGAGCGCCGCTACCGCGAGACCGAATCGGCCGTGGTGCGCGACGAGCTGGCCCGCTATCTCAGCTTCCAGCCCTGCCCCGACTGTGGCGGCACCCGGCTCAACGCCGCGGCACGCAACGTGTTCGTCGCCGGGCGTTCGCTGCCGGACGTCGCCGGGCTGTCGGTCAGCCAGGCGCTGGCCTTCTTCGATGGCCTGTCGCTCGGCGGCTGGCGGGGCGAGATCGCCACGCGCATCGTGCGCGAGATCGGCAGCCGGGTGCGTTTCCTGGCCGACGTGGGCCTGGAGTACCTGACGCTCGACCGCAGTGCCGAGACGCTCTCCGGGGGCGAGGCGCAGCGCATCCGCCTGGCCAGCCAGATCGGCTCGGGGCTGGTCGGCGTCCTGTATATCCTCGATGAGCCGTCCATCGGCCTGCACCAGCGGGACAACCAGCGCCTGCTCGGCACCCTCACCCATCTGCGCGACGTGGGCAACACGGTCATCGTGGTCGAGCACGACGAGGAAGCCATCCGCGCCGCCGACCACGTCATCGATCTCGGCCCCGGCGCCGGCACGCATGGCGGCGAGGTCATCGCCCAGGGCACGCCCGACGAGGTCATGCGCTCGCCGCGCTCGCTCACCGGCCAGTACCTCGCCGGCCGGCTGGGCATCCCGCTGCCGCAACAGCGCCAGCCGCCCGACCCGCAACTCGCCCTGACGCTGCGCGGTGCCCGGGGCAACAACCTGCGCGGCGTCACGGTGGCGATCCCGGTCGGCCTGATGACCTGCGTCACCGGCGTGTCGGGATCCGGCAAGTCGACGCTGGTGAACGACACCCTGTACCGGCATGCGGCGGAGCGGCTCAACGGCACCAGCCACGACGCCGCGCCCTGCGATGGCATCGACGGGCTGGAGCACATCGACCGTGTCATCGACATCGACCAGAGCCCGATCGGCCGCACCCCGCGCTCCAACCCGGCCACCTACACCGGCCTGTTCACGCCGATGCGCGAGCTCTATGCGGCAACCCAGGAAGCCCGCTCCCGCGGCTACGACGCCGGCCGCTTCAGCTTCAACGTCAAGGGCGGGCGATGCGAGGCCTGCCAGGGCGACGGCGTGATCCGCGTGGAAATGCATTTCCTGGCCGACGTGTACGTGCCCTGCGATGTCTGCCAGGGACGGCGCTACAACCGCGAGACACTGGAGATCCGCTACAAGGGACGCAGCATCAGCGAGGCGCTGGACATGACCGTCGAGGAGGCGCTCGGCTTCTTCGCCAACATCCCGGCCATTGCCGCCCGGCTCCAGACCCTTGCGGACGTCGGCCTGGGCTACCTGCGGCTTGGCCAGAATGCCACCACCCTGTCGGGTGGCGAGGCCCAGCGGGTGAAACTCGCCAGGGAACTGGCCAAGCGCGCCACCGGCAGGACGCTCTACATCCTCGACGAGCCGACCACCGGCCTGCACTTCCAGGATGTCGCGCAGCTGCTGGCCGTGCTGCTGCGCCTGCGCGAGCAGGGCAATACGGTGGTGGTGATCGAACACAACCTGGACGTGGTCAAGACCGCCGACTGGATCATCGACCTCGGCCCGGAGGGTGGCGATGGTGGCGGCGAGGTGGTGGCCATCGGCACACCGGAGTCGGTGGCCGCCAACCCGGGGTCGCACACCGGTCACTTCCTGGCGCCGGTGCTGGCACGCAGCCGCAGCGCCTGA
- the trpS gene encoding tryptophan--tRNA ligase, whose translation MQKEIVLTGITTTGTPHLGNYVGAIRPAVAASRRDDVQSVYFLADLHALVKAQQPDAVHRSSLEVAATWLALGLDADRALFYRQSDVPEIAELNWILMSVTAKGLMNRAHAYKAAVQANEEAGSPDPDRGITMALFCYPVLMAADILLFRASRVPVGQDQKQHVEMARDIAQRFNHHYGEHFVLPEADIGAGTAILQGLDGRKMSKSYDNTIPLFAPQKQLRKLVMRIRTNSLEPGQPKDTEGSTLFDIYRAFATPAETEAMKRRFAEGTGWGQLKEELFAYLDAHLAGPRAEYERLVAAPGDVEAILRAGAGRARAMAAPLLSAVRRAVGIRPLGVPVP comes from the coding sequence ATGCAGAAAGAGATCGTCCTCACCGGCATCACCACCACCGGCACGCCGCACCTGGGCAACTACGTCGGCGCCATCCGGCCCGCCGTGGCGGCCAGCAGGCGTGACGACGTGCAGTCCGTCTATTTCCTCGCCGACCTCCACGCGCTGGTGAAGGCCCAGCAGCCCGATGCCGTGCACCGCTCGAGCCTGGAGGTGGCCGCGACCTGGCTGGCGCTGGGTCTCGATGCAGACAGGGCGCTGTTCTACCGGCAATCCGACGTGCCGGAGATCGCCGAGCTCAACTGGATCCTGATGTCGGTCACCGCCAAGGGTCTCATGAACCGCGCCCACGCCTACAAGGCCGCGGTGCAGGCCAACGAGGAGGCCGGTTCGCCGGATCCGGATCGCGGCATCACCATGGCGCTGTTCTGTTATCCGGTGCTGATGGCGGCGGACATCCTGCTGTTCCGTGCCAGCCGGGTGCCGGTCGGCCAGGACCAGAAACAGCACGTGGAGATGGCACGGGACATCGCCCAGCGCTTCAATCACCACTACGGCGAGCACTTCGTGCTGCCCGAGGCCGACATCGGTGCGGGCACGGCCATCCTGCAGGGCCTCGACGGACGCAAGATGAGCAAGAGCTACGACAACACCATCCCGCTGTTCGCCCCGCAGAAGCAATTGCGCAAGCTCGTCATGCGCATCAGGACGAATTCGCTGGAGCCGGGCCAGCCCAAGGACACGGAAGGCTCGACGCTGTTCGACATCTACCGGGCCTTCGCCACGCCGGCGGAGACGGAGGCGATGAAGCGCCGCTTTGCCGAGGGCACCGGCTGGGGCCAGCTCAAGGAGGAGCTTTTCGCCTACCTGGACGCCCACCTCGCCGGCCCGCGGGCCGAGTACGAGCGGCTGGTCGCGGCGCCGGGCGATGTCGAGGCCATCCTGCGTGCCGGTGCCGGCCGAGCCCGGGCCATGGCGGCGCCCCTGCTGTCCGCGGTGCGCCGGGCGGTGGGAATCCGGCCTCTCGGCGTACCGGTGCCGTAG
- a CDS encoding efflux RND transporter permease subunit translates to MWLSDTSVQRPVFAAVISLLLIILGLLALERLPVREYPDVNPTVVSVDTFYRGASAEVVERQITQILEDEVAGIAGVQKLTSSSQDERATITLEFALDRDPDGAANDVRERVSRAVSKLPDEADPPQITKQDSNMDSTMYVNVSSSSRSIMEITDFVRRYLEDKLSVVDGVAMVRMTGTRQYAMRIWLDREALAARRLTVQDVEAALRNENVEIPSGRIESQQREFTLRTDTGMKTAADFASLVIGRSQDNRVVRLGEVAEVRLDAEDDRYVSRSDGVPGISLGIVPQSKANVLAVNQGVIDEVERLKATLPDDIHVDVNVDFSIFIREQLKEVLETLAVALGMVLVVIFAFLGSLRATLIPAVTIPVAIIASFIVMAIMGYSVNTLTLLGTVLAIGLVVDDAIVVLENIVRRMELGQPPLLAAIDGSREIGFAVVATTAVLVAVFVPISFMPGNVGRLFTEFGITLAAAIAFSGLVSLTLVPMMASKMFAAGIRRRRLADGIDRFFKQVSARYRRALEPVVRRPWIAIAALVGTAVVGALLFLRLPSEYAPTEDRGMVVMMLRGPEGATPNYMDRQLRLVERTLAPYVEAGIAKRVVSRTGMWGAGGDVSSGFIYMPLNDWSKRSVSSPQIAQELRRKFDRIPGVTVQVFLPPSLGVRGGGQPLQVVLGGTSYEELVQWRDKVMDRVRRENPRIVGLRSDFFEQKPKIRVSVDRERASDLGVSVTAVGRTLETMLGSRIVTTFVDRGEEYNVVLQARPEDRASPSDLGDIYARSAASGQLIPLASLVTLEETAGPREFKRFNRLRAITLIGGLAPGYSLGDALKYMDSIIAEELPPEARVDYDGESREFKSTGNAIYFTFLLALVICFLVLSAQFESFRHPLIIMLTVPMAIAGGLFGLWLTGSSINVYSQIGAVMLIGLAAKNGILIVEFANQLRDRGVEFTEAIISSAAIRLRPVVMTSLCTAFGAMPLLLARGAGAEARQTLGAEVFFGVLVSVFLTLFLIPAVYALLARQTQSPEHIARQVEELKKAAGNTA, encoded by the coding sequence ATGTGGCTTTCCGACACCTCGGTCCAGCGCCCGGTCTTCGCCGCAGTCATCAGCCTGCTGCTCATCATCCTCGGACTGCTGGCGCTGGAACGCCTGCCGGTGCGCGAGTACCCCGACGTCAACCCGACCGTGGTCTCGGTGGATACCTTCTACCGCGGCGCCTCGGCCGAGGTCGTCGAGCGCCAGATCACCCAGATCCTCGAGGATGAGGTCGCCGGCATCGCCGGCGTGCAGAAGCTCACCTCCAGCAGCCAGGACGAGCGCGCCACCATCACGCTCGAGTTCGCCCTGGACCGTGATCCGGACGGAGCTGCCAACGATGTGCGCGAGCGGGTCTCCCGGGCCGTCAGCAAACTGCCCGACGAGGCCGACCCGCCGCAGATCACGAAGCAGGACTCCAACATGGACTCCACCATGTACGTCAACGTCTCGAGCAGCAGCCGCTCGATCATGGAGATCACCGACTTCGTGCGCCGCTACCTGGAGGACAAGCTGTCGGTGGTCGACGGCGTGGCCATGGTGCGCATGACTGGCACCCGGCAGTACGCCATGCGCATCTGGCTGGACCGCGAGGCCCTCGCCGCACGCCGCCTCACCGTGCAGGACGTCGAGGCGGCGCTGCGCAACGAGAACGTGGAGATCCCCTCGGGACGCATCGAATCCCAGCAGCGGGAGTTCACCCTGCGCACCGACACCGGCATGAAAACTGCCGCCGATTTTGCCTCGCTGGTGATCGGCCGCAGCCAGGACAACCGCGTGGTGCGCCTCGGCGAGGTGGCCGAGGTACGCCTCGACGCGGAGGACGACCGCTACGTGTCCCGTTCCGACGGCGTCCCCGGCATCAGCCTCGGCATCGTGCCCCAGTCCAAGGCCAACGTGCTGGCGGTGAATCAGGGGGTGATCGACGAGGTCGAGCGCCTCAAGGCCACGCTGCCCGACGACATCCATGTCGACGTCAACGTCGACTTCTCCATCTTCATCCGCGAGCAGCTCAAGGAAGTGCTGGAGACACTGGCCGTCGCCCTCGGCATGGTGCTGGTGGTGATCTTCGCCTTCCTCGGCTCGCTGCGCGCCACGCTCATCCCGGCCGTGACCATCCCGGTGGCGATCATCGCCTCGTTCATCGTCATGGCCATCATGGGTTACTCGGTGAATACGCTGACCCTGCTGGGTACGGTGCTGGCCATCGGCCTGGTGGTGGACGACGCCATCGTGGTGCTGGAGAACATCGTCCGGCGCATGGAACTCGGGCAACCGCCACTGCTGGCAGCCATCGACGGCAGCCGCGAGATCGGCTTCGCGGTGGTGGCGACCACCGCGGTGCTGGTGGCCGTGTTCGTGCCCATCTCCTTCATGCCCGGCAACGTCGGCCGGCTGTTCACCGAGTTCGGCATCACGCTGGCCGCGGCGATCGCCTTTTCCGGGCTGGTCTCCCTCACCCTGGTGCCGATGATGGCGTCGAAGATGTTCGCCGCCGGCATCCGGCGCCGGCGCCTGGCGGATGGCATCGACCGCTTCTTCAAGCAGGTCTCGGCCCGCTACCGCCGGGCACTGGAACCTGTGGTGCGTCGGCCCTGGATCGCCATCGCCGCGCTCGTCGGCACCGCCGTCGTCGGCGCGCTGCTGTTCCTGCGGCTGCCCTCCGAGTACGCCCCCACCGAGGACCGCGGCATGGTGGTGATGATGCTGCGCGGCCCGGAAGGAGCCACACCGAACTACATGGACCGCCAGCTGCGCCTGGTGGAGCGCACGCTGGCACCCTACGTCGAGGCGGGCATCGCCAAGCGGGTCGTGTCCCGCACCGGCATGTGGGGCGCCGGTGGTGACGTCAGCTCGGGTTTCATCTACATGCCGCTCAACGACTGGAGCAAGCGCTCGGTGTCGTCGCCGCAGATCGCGCAGGAACTGCGCCGCAAGTTCGATCGCATCCCCGGGGTCACTGTGCAGGTATTCCTGCCACCGAGCCTCGGCGTGCGCGGTGGCGGCCAGCCGCTGCAGGTGGTGCTGGGCGGCACCAGCTACGAGGAACTGGTGCAGTGGCGCGACAAGGTCATGGACCGGGTGCGGCGCGAGAATCCGCGCATCGTCGGGCTGCGCTCGGATTTCTTCGAGCAGAAGCCGAAGATCCGCGTCTCCGTGGACCGCGAGCGGGCCTCCGATCTCGGAGTCTCCGTCACCGCCGTCGGCCGCACGCTGGAGACCATGCTGGGTTCGCGCATCGTCACCACCTTCGTCGACCGGGGCGAGGAGTACAACGTGGTCCTGCAGGCGCGGCCCGAGGACCGGGCGAGCCCATCGGACCTGGGCGACATCTACGCCCGTTCGGCAGCCTCTGGCCAGCTCATCCCGCTGGCAAGCCTGGTGACGCTGGAGGAGACCGCCGGCCCGCGCGAGTTCAAGCGCTTCAACCGGCTGCGGGCCATCACGCTGATTGGCGGGCTGGCGCCCGGCTATTCGCTCGGCGACGCCCTGAAGTACATGGACAGCATCATCGCCGAGGAGCTGCCGCCCGAGGCCAGGGTGGACTACGATGGCGAATCGCGCGAATTCAAGAGCACGGGCAACGCCATCTACTTCACTTTCCTGCTGGCGCTGGTGATCTGCTTCCTGGTGCTCTCGGCGCAGTTCGAGAGCTTCCGCCACCCGCTGATCATCATGCTCACCGTGCCCATGGCCATTGCCGGCGGCCTGTTCGGCCTGTGGCTGACGGGCTCATCCATCAATGTCTACAGCCAGATCGGCGCGGTGATGCTCATCGGCCTGGCCGCGAAGAATGGCATCCTCATCGTGGAGTTTGCCAACCAGCTGCGTGATCGTGGCGTGGAGTTCACCGAGGCGATCATCTCCTCGGCTGCCATCCGCCTGCGGCCGGTCGTCATGACCAGCCTCTGCACCGCCTTCGGCGCCATGCCACTGCTCCTGGCCCGTGGCGCCGGCGCCGAAGCCCGCCAGACACTGGGTGCCGAGGTGTTCTTCGGCGTGCTGGTCTCGGTGTTCCTCACGCTGTTCCTGATTCCGGCGGTCTATGCGCTGCTGGCCCGCCAGACGCAGTCGCCGGAGCACATCGCACGGCAGGTCGAGGAACTGAAGAAGGCGGCCGGCAACACGGCGTAG